In the genome of Myxococcus stipitatus, one region contains:
- a CDS encoding acyltransferase codes for MTHAPERRMDGLDLLRAIAILGVLVFHAPMAVHEAVPLTLRAAFAHGWMGVDLFFVLSGYLIGRQVFAPETDASLGSQLRTFWMKRWMRTLPLYFVVLALYALKPWVVGTPFLGGGWHYALFLQNFSMPRDFVQSWSLCVEEHFYVVLPLLAFALGGRRWPAWAWLVPVGMSVLARAFYVRDLPPNEHLSTLPEFVAWSTEQHLDGLAIGVFLARTAPTWRQWPSHWRTACAVAGAILLAVAVGWHGALVTTTSHVWIFGALAAGFGAVLVGVETLRLPRWLRWGIYPTALLSYGAYLWHGLVVRVLERLDLRLGAWGLDLVAFLALTLGVSWVTYVTVEKPFLKLRDALLAHRADVRGTLRADMETQR; via the coding sequence TTGACGCACGCTCCTGAACGAAGGATGGACGGGCTGGACCTCCTGCGCGCCATCGCCATCCTGGGCGTGCTGGTCTTCCATGCGCCCATGGCCGTCCACGAAGCGGTGCCCCTCACGCTCCGGGCCGCCTTCGCGCATGGGTGGATGGGCGTGGACCTCTTCTTCGTCCTCTCCGGCTACCTCATCGGTCGGCAGGTCTTCGCGCCGGAGACGGACGCGTCCCTGGGCTCGCAGCTGCGCACGTTCTGGATGAAGCGCTGGATGCGCACCCTGCCGCTCTACTTCGTGGTGCTCGCGCTCTACGCGCTCAAGCCCTGGGTGGTGGGCACGCCCTTCCTGGGAGGAGGCTGGCACTACGCGCTGTTCCTCCAGAACTTCTCGATGCCGCGCGACTTCGTGCAGAGCTGGTCCCTGTGCGTGGAGGAGCACTTCTACGTGGTGCTGCCCCTGCTCGCCTTCGCGTTGGGCGGGCGTCGCTGGCCCGCGTGGGCCTGGCTGGTGCCCGTGGGAATGAGCGTCCTCGCCCGCGCCTTCTATGTCCGAGACCTTCCGCCGAACGAGCACCTGTCGACCCTCCCCGAGTTCGTGGCGTGGTCCACGGAGCAGCACCTGGATGGACTCGCCATCGGGGTGTTCCTGGCGCGGACCGCGCCCACCTGGAGACAGTGGCCGAGCCACTGGCGCACCGCCTGCGCCGTCGCGGGAGCCATCCTGTTGGCGGTCGCGGTGGGCTGGCATGGCGCGCTCGTGACGACGACCAGCCATGTCTGGATTTTCGGCGCGCTCGCGGCCGGCTTCGGCGCGGTGCTGGTGGGAGTCGAGACGCTGCGGCTTCCGCGGTGGCTTCGCTGGGGCATCTACCCGACGGCGCTGCTCTCCTATGGCGCCTATCTGTGGCATGGGCTCGTGGTGCGCGTCCTCGAGCGTCTGGACTTGAGGCTGGGCGCATGGGGGCTGGACCTCGTCGCGTTCCTGGCGCTCACGCTGGGCGTCTCGTGGGTGACGTATGTCACGGTGGAGAAACCCTTCCTCAAGCTCCGGGATGCGCTGCTCGCGCACCGGGCCGACGTGCGCGGTACCCTTCGGGCCGACATGGAGACACAGCGATGA
- a CDS encoding MraY family glycosyltransferase, whose product MITFFVAFLLSLAVALTLTYVVRNWARAWGWMDPVDSSRKVHVRPIPRLGGIGIVAGFFAPLCALFLVDSGVGHHFRLHTELVYGLFLGGAAIAALGLYDDLRGANARLKFGVQFLVALGLYALGFRIEVIANPFGPELSLGVLGLPFTVFWMVGVVNALNLIDGLDGLAGGVAFFGVGTNFILALARGDILLCLLMAALAGAILGFLVFNFNPASIFMGDTGSMFLGFVLAAVSIKTSTKSGTAVAMFVPVMALGLPIMDTLLAVVRRSLLGRPLFSADKEHIHHRIMSRMVLSHRSTVLVLYGLCGLFTLTALGLNFANSVQSALLLSGMGVVIVVLMRKLGYLDLARAGDMQQTRQRNIRLRSLVKDVSASVRAAKSVQEVWTAVRALAEGLDVSRLELRFQHVRNELTEGIVFETQRAPGSPVSFDLRLDVKDGDSVIGALSLAWANGRNATSRDEELALELVADAVAERSARLFAHADADPSRVVMLRR is encoded by the coding sequence ATGATCACGTTCTTCGTCGCATTCCTGCTCTCCCTCGCGGTGGCCCTGACGCTCACGTACGTCGTGCGCAATTGGGCTCGCGCCTGGGGGTGGATGGACCCGGTCGACTCCAGTCGAAAGGTCCACGTCCGGCCCATTCCCAGGCTCGGCGGCATCGGCATCGTCGCGGGCTTCTTCGCTCCGCTGTGCGCGCTGTTCCTCGTGGACTCCGGCGTCGGGCATCACTTCCGCCTCCACACGGAGCTCGTCTACGGCCTGTTCCTCGGCGGCGCGGCCATCGCGGCGCTCGGCCTCTATGACGACCTGCGCGGCGCCAATGCCCGCCTCAAGTTCGGCGTGCAGTTCCTCGTCGCGCTGGGCCTCTATGCCCTCGGCTTCCGCATCGAGGTCATCGCCAATCCCTTCGGCCCGGAGCTGTCCCTGGGCGTGCTCGGCCTGCCGTTCACCGTGTTCTGGATGGTCGGTGTCGTCAACGCGCTCAACCTGATTGATGGCCTGGACGGGCTCGCGGGCGGCGTCGCGTTCTTCGGCGTCGGCACCAACTTCATCCTCGCGCTCGCGCGGGGAGACATCCTGTTGTGCCTGCTGATGGCGGCGCTCGCCGGCGCCATCCTCGGGTTCCTGGTCTTCAACTTCAACCCGGCCTCCATCTTCATGGGGGACACGGGCAGCATGTTCCTGGGCTTCGTGCTCGCGGCGGTGTCCATCAAGACGAGCACCAAGAGCGGCACGGCCGTGGCCATGTTCGTGCCTGTCATGGCGCTGGGCCTGCCCATCATGGACACGCTGCTCGCCGTGGTGCGCCGCTCGCTCCTGGGGCGCCCGCTCTTCAGCGCGGACAAGGAGCACATCCATCACCGCATCATGAGCCGCATGGTGCTCAGCCATCGCTCCACCGTTCTGGTGCTCTATGGCCTGTGCGGACTCTTCACGCTGACGGCGCTAGGGCTGAACTTCGCCAACAGCGTGCAGAGCGCGCTGCTGCTCAGCGGTATGGGCGTGGTCATTGTGGTGCTCATGCGCAAGCTGGGCTACCTGGACCTCGCGCGCGCGGGAGACATGCAGCAGACCCGACAGCGCAACATCCGGCTGCGCTCGCTGGTGAAGGACGTCTCCGCGTCGGTCCGCGCCGCGAAGTCCGTGCAGGAGGTCTGGACCGCGGTCCGCGCCCTGGCCGAGGGCCTGGACGTGTCGAGGCTGGAGCTCCGCTTCCAGCACGTCCGCAACGAGCTCACCGAGGGCATCGTCTTCGAGACCCAGCGCGCCCCGGGCAGTCCGGTCTCCTTCGACCTGCGCCTCGACGTGAAGGATGGGGACTCGGTGATTGGCGCGCTGTCGCTGGCGTGGGCCAACGGACGCAACGCCACCAGCCGCGATGAGGAGCTGGCGCTGGAGTTGGTGGCGGACGCGGTGGCCGAGCGCTCCGCGAGGCTCTTCGCGCACGCCGACGCGGACCCCTCACGGGTCGTCATGCTGAGGCGTTGA
- a CDS encoding nucleotidyltransferase family protein produces MAGSPHALVDLLRSWPAPPEAPAPEGAAAAEFVRAAVRHGLAGFVAHVVGQAGWELPAEASALLRRESLTGAARSLQVKALLLRSLDVLASERVVPVLLKGYGLARRLYPDPLQRATRDVDLLVSRRDVPIATRALSGLGLSVRPSRDGRHAEADSHHVELEGPAGLVELHFRALAGWGQALEGDALVERAVVGELEGRRVKWLRPEDEAVYLALHASNHLLQRMAWLFDLKLLAGHALDWTRVVEAARGTELPQLAWYAWDAARRRLGAAVPDSVLSALEPPPWQRILAERFFTEPRLVDAELLHSKPAWVAAKLLLAPRPAAMARYALRRLETAARRLR; encoded by the coding sequence GTGGCGGGCTCGCCGCATGCCCTCGTGGACCTGCTGCGCTCCTGGCCAGCGCCACCGGAAGCGCCTGCTCCCGAAGGCGCCGCGGCCGCTGAGTTCGTGCGCGCGGCCGTGCGCCATGGCCTCGCGGGATTCGTGGCCCATGTGGTGGGACAGGCGGGCTGGGAGCTGCCCGCCGAGGCGAGCGCGCTGCTTCGCCGCGAGTCCCTCACGGGCGCGGCTCGCTCGCTCCAGGTGAAGGCGCTGCTGCTGCGGAGCCTGGACGTGCTGGCCTCCGAGCGCGTGGTGCCCGTGCTGCTCAAGGGCTATGGGCTGGCGCGGAGGCTCTACCCAGATCCGCTCCAGCGGGCCACGCGCGACGTGGACCTGTTGGTGTCTCGGCGGGACGTGCCCATCGCGACGCGAGCCCTCTCGGGGTTGGGGTTGAGCGTCCGCCCCTCGCGCGACGGACGCCACGCGGAGGCCGACTCACACCACGTCGAGCTGGAAGGACCCGCGGGCCTGGTCGAGCTGCACTTCCGCGCGCTCGCGGGCTGGGGGCAGGCGCTGGAAGGGGATGCGCTGGTGGAGCGCGCGGTGGTGGGGGAGCTCGAGGGCCGCCGCGTGAAGTGGCTGCGCCCCGAGGACGAAGCCGTGTACCTGGCCCTGCATGCCAGCAATCACCTCCTGCAGCGGATGGCGTGGCTCTTCGACTTGAAGCTGCTCGCCGGGCACGCGCTGGACTGGACCCGGGTGGTCGAGGCGGCGCGTGGCACGGAGCTGCCTCAGCTGGCCTGGTACGCGTGGGACGCCGCGCGGCGGAGGCTCGGGGCCGCTGTTCCGGACTCCGTGCTGTCCGCGCTCGAGCCCCCTCCATGGCAGCGCATCCTGGCGGAGCGCTTCTTCACGGAGCCACGGCTCGTGGACGCGGAGCTTCTGCACAGCAAGCCCGCATGGGTCGCGGCGAAGCTGCTTCTGGCGCCCCGGCCCGCTGCCATGGCGCGGTACGCGCTCCGACGCCTGGAGACCGCGGCCAGAAGACTCCGGTGA
- a CDS encoding nucleotidyltransferase family protein produces MPLSLLDTFRVLASFDPPRGALKGAPWDEYVDWAIAQGLAPLAAYNLEYRLGPTAAPEWARDRLLAVYQGSVNDNVMKLVNFKQVVDELQGRKLVLMGAAAFAEALYPHIGFRPVLELQLLMRRMDVDGFAGFLSNHEFRPDSVPSHSGATKVVTDGRTSISLFSDILGPQRREQALGIIERAKPMKVYGPSMFRADLEDSVLLVCLEHARQGYDVPWLSFIDLRELVTGAKWMGGVYSRPLDIPALLARAAEWRLERALYTSLSIVARLFPEAAADATAALPPLRRATRELLDRTVVGPISTPGQTSALRGLERVRRLLTGQ; encoded by the coding sequence ATGCCGCTCAGCCTGCTCGACACCTTCCGCGTCCTCGCCTCGTTCGACCCTCCGCGAGGTGCCCTCAAGGGCGCGCCCTGGGACGAGTACGTCGACTGGGCCATCGCCCAGGGCCTGGCGCCGCTGGCGGCCTACAACCTCGAGTACCGCCTGGGCCCCACCGCGGCCCCCGAGTGGGCCCGCGACCGGCTGCTCGCCGTCTACCAGGGCTCCGTCAACGACAACGTGATGAAGCTCGTCAACTTCAAGCAGGTCGTCGACGAGCTCCAGGGCCGCAAGCTCGTCCTCATGGGCGCCGCCGCCTTCGCCGAGGCGCTCTATCCGCACATCGGCTTCCGCCCCGTGCTGGAGCTCCAGCTCCTCATGCGCCGCATGGACGTGGACGGCTTCGCGGGCTTCCTCTCCAACCACGAGTTCCGTCCCGACTCCGTCCCGTCCCACAGCGGCGCCACCAAGGTCGTCACCGACGGGCGCACCTCCATCTCCCTCTTCTCGGACATCCTCGGCCCCCAGCGCCGGGAGCAGGCCCTGGGCATCATCGAGCGGGCGAAGCCCATGAAGGTCTACGGGCCCTCCATGTTCCGCGCGGACCTGGAGGACTCTGTGCTGCTCGTCTGCCTGGAGCACGCGCGTCAGGGGTATGACGTACCCTGGTTGTCCTTCATCGACCTGCGCGAGCTCGTCACGGGGGCGAAGTGGATGGGAGGCGTGTACTCCCGCCCGCTCGACATCCCGGCGCTGCTCGCCCGTGCCGCGGAGTGGCGCCTGGAGCGCGCCCTCTACACGTCGCTGTCCATCGTCGCCCGGCTCTTCCCGGAGGCCGCCGCCGATGCCACCGCCGCGCTGCCTCCGCTGCGCCGAGCCACCCGTGAACTTCTGGACCGTACGGTGGTGGGTCCAATCAGCACCCCCGGCCAGACGTCCGCTCTCAGGGGCTTGGAAAGAGTGCGCCGTCTGCTCACTGGACAGTAG
- a CDS encoding UDP-glucose/GDP-mannose dehydrogenase family protein, whose translation MRIAIIGTGYVGLVAGTCFADSGNDVTCVDIDERKIRMLQAGEVPIYEPGLEELIKKNVREKRLFFTRDLPEAVSNAHVVFIAVGTPEGESGDADLQYVLAAAEQIGKAMKQYTVVVDKSTVPVGTADKVRESIRKVTSIEFDVVSNPEFLKEGAALDDFLKPDRVVIGVDSERARKVMGELYAPFVRTENPVLFMDTRSAELTKYAANAMLATRISFMNDISALCEKVGADVDFVRKGLGSDRRIGYPFLFPGVGYGGSCFPKDVKALGATAREFGLELDLLRAVERTNERQKKLLVNKATKHFGGSLEGKKFGVWGLAFKPKTDDMREAPSIDVIEGLIGKGATVVAHDPVATHSARRVFGDRIRYASVPYEALEGVDALFVVTEWNEFRHPDFERMKSLMKAPVIFDGRNVFDPVRMRELGFTYFGIGRR comes from the coding sequence ATGCGTATTGCCATCATCGGAACGGGCTACGTCGGCCTGGTCGCGGGCACCTGCTTCGCGGACTCGGGCAACGACGTCACGTGCGTGGATATCGACGAGCGGAAGATTCGCATGCTCCAGGCGGGCGAGGTGCCCATCTACGAGCCGGGTCTCGAGGAGCTCATCAAGAAGAACGTGCGGGAGAAGCGCCTGTTCTTCACGCGGGACCTGCCCGAGGCCGTCTCCAACGCGCACGTCGTCTTCATCGCCGTGGGCACGCCCGAGGGCGAGAGCGGCGACGCCGACCTCCAGTACGTGCTGGCCGCCGCCGAGCAGATTGGCAAGGCGATGAAGCAGTACACGGTGGTCGTCGACAAGAGCACCGTGCCGGTGGGCACCGCGGACAAGGTGCGCGAGTCCATCCGCAAGGTGACGAGCATCGAGTTCGACGTCGTCTCCAACCCGGAGTTCCTCAAGGAAGGCGCCGCTCTGGACGACTTCCTCAAGCCGGACCGCGTCGTCATCGGCGTGGACTCCGAGCGCGCGCGCAAGGTGATGGGCGAGCTGTACGCCCCCTTCGTGCGTACGGAGAACCCGGTGCTGTTCATGGACACGCGCTCGGCGGAGCTGACCAAGTACGCGGCCAACGCGATGCTGGCCACGCGCATCTCGTTCATGAACGACATCTCCGCGCTCTGCGAGAAGGTGGGCGCGGACGTGGACTTCGTGCGCAAGGGCCTGGGCTCGGACCGGCGCATCGGCTACCCGTTCCTCTTCCCGGGCGTGGGCTACGGCGGCTCGTGCTTCCCCAAGGACGTGAAGGCGCTGGGCGCCACCGCGCGCGAGTTCGGCCTGGAGCTGGACCTGCTGCGCGCCGTGGAGCGCACCAATGAGCGGCAGAAGAAGCTGTTGGTGAACAAGGCCACCAAGCACTTCGGCGGCTCGCTCGAGGGCAAGAAGTTCGGCGTGTGGGGCCTGGCCTTCAAGCCGAAGACGGACGACATGCGCGAGGCGCCGTCCATCGACGTCATCGAGGGCCTCATCGGCAAGGGCGCGACGGTGGTGGCGCACGACCCGGTGGCCACCCACTCGGCCAGGCGCGTCTTCGGCGACCGCATCCGCTACGCCAGCGTCCCCTACGAGGCGCTGGAGGGCGTGGACGCGCTCTTCGTGGTGACGGAGTGGAACGAGTTCCGTCACCCGGACTTCGAGCGCATGAAGTCGCTGATGAAGGCGCCGGTCATCTTCGACGGGCGCAACGTGTTCGACCCGGTGCGCATGCGCGAGCTGGGCTTCACGTACTTCGGCATCGGCCGCCGGTGA
- a CDS encoding acyltransferase has translation MSRGGSLDALTGLRFFAALHVVLFHFARPALDPAPEWLRSLVGSGYSAVGVFFVLSGFVLAWNYLDTDGHMETGTRAFLAARVARVYPVYLLTFLLSSPPVMLASVVENGWKVAAMKLAVAAVATLALVQAWVPRLALYWNPPGWSVAVEAFFYALFPRLARWLPRLRPSWMPGVLVGLWALGLTPPVLYLVLRPDGLATVDVHSWGTWLALMKFTPVARLPEFLFGVVLGWWFVRERAAGGQKGSGGGLALLGAGLLLAVGAAGERIPYPLMHNGLLAPASGLLVYGLARGGGWLGWALSRPVVVRLGAASYALYLLQFPVGEAVAKVAPWVSLSTPLGKLGLVLLWVIPASLLTHHYVETPLRSRVRKLLQPWVEAEGAAPVRPVAPGA, from the coding sequence GTGAGCCGAGGCGGTTCACTCGATGCGCTGACGGGGCTGCGCTTCTTCGCGGCCCTGCATGTCGTGCTGTTCCACTTCGCGCGCCCGGCCCTGGACCCGGCGCCGGAGTGGCTGCGGAGCCTGGTGGGCTCGGGCTACTCCGCGGTGGGGGTCTTCTTCGTCCTGTCTGGCTTTGTCCTCGCGTGGAACTACCTGGACACCGACGGGCACATGGAGACGGGGACGCGTGCGTTCCTCGCGGCCCGCGTGGCCCGCGTCTATCCCGTCTATCTGCTGACCTTCCTGCTGTCCTCGCCGCCGGTGATGCTCGCGTCGGTGGTGGAGAACGGCTGGAAGGTGGCCGCGATGAAGCTCGCGGTGGCGGCGGTGGCGACGCTCGCGCTGGTGCAGGCGTGGGTGCCTCGGCTGGCGCTGTACTGGAATCCCCCGGGCTGGTCCGTGGCGGTGGAGGCGTTCTTCTATGCGCTCTTCCCCCGACTGGCGCGCTGGCTGCCCAGGCTGAGGCCTTCGTGGATGCCGGGCGTGCTGGTGGGGCTCTGGGCGCTCGGGCTCACGCCGCCGGTGCTCTACCTGGTGCTGCGGCCGGATGGCCTGGCCACGGTGGATGTCCATTCCTGGGGTACATGGTTGGCGTTGATGAAGTTCACGCCCGTGGCGCGCCTGCCGGAGTTCCTCTTCGGGGTGGTGCTGGGGTGGTGGTTCGTGCGTGAGCGCGCCGCGGGGGGCCAGAAGGGCTCCGGCGGGGGGCTGGCCCTGCTCGGCGCGGGGCTGCTCCTGGCGGTGGGGGCCGCGGGGGAGCGGATTCCCTATCCGCTGATGCACAACGGGCTGCTCGCGCCCGCGTCGGGGCTGCTCGTGTACGGGCTGGCGCGGGGCGGTGGGTGGCTGGGCTGGGCCCTGTCTCGGCCCGTCGTCGTGCGGCTGGGCGCGGCCAGCTACGCGCTGTACCTGCTGCAGTTCCCCGTGGGCGAGGCGGTGGCGAAGGTCGCCCCGTGGGTGAGTCTCTCCACGCCGCTGGGGAAGCTGGGGCTGGTGCTGCTCTGGGTCATCCCCGCATCGCTGCTGACGCACCACTACGTCGAGACGCCGCTGCGCTCCCGGGTGCGCAAGCTGCTTCAGCCGTGGGTGGAGGCGGAAGGGGCGGCGCCGGTGCGTCCCGTGGCGCCAGGGGCCTGA
- a CDS encoding O-antigen ligase family protein: protein MSPAHRSSSRYTRFAEVALAALVVVCPLALGGAARWVAWPLMVLSGVAAVLAGIGARRQGQSLRFPLLALPLGVGAALCAVQLVPLPAGVLRVLSPEAASLREFALEPLGLTRARPVSLEPSATWRELSKHLAYLLTFLAAVQVCRSRESRRRLLAVVVFTGAAVVLVGMGHSLLGVSSLLGLKAWEHARPPLMTFFANPNHLAGFLGLASTVGVGLALTTRPRSRALPFALAAGASGLGVVLSLSRGGIAFFVFGQAVLVLWLARRRREEAGGSLSGGSRSAAALLGLLAVLAVGTYAVTEALWVEARSADSLEKLSQSKVALWPMMARAASTFPVLGMGRGAFEAVFPRYQSEPNPNTLTHPENAVLQVMAELGVPGLLLLAVALWAFIGLLRRDGLDALEWASLAAVAALGLHNLFDFSLELPACAVAVLVVLGAVVRPRERGKEAGGPVCLTPSWGLLCAGMALTALGLVALVPGRHRLADAEAELATRVRERAPLDVVRARGLELIDRHPSDYLLYRMVASAHVARGGGEGAAEALAFINRALMLAPRDAVSHRVAAQALLALGRRSQGFLEYRLANEAGDLGVLRGEAVRQARSVEDLVAMTPDSPELAGHLVDALSYVLGRQPLALDYNGWAREHFAGRPGVVGLWKREARLRLLRKELPEAEAACAQVERLEPEQLDTVLLRAEVLKGRGEGEAALRAVEALRARNPMNVELAFTLASWQMEAGLTRRARETLQAVGGLLSDYQQRARMLSMEAEALEREGLLSRAVERRQTAARLVPSSDAYFAVARLQETLRRYDAAARSVREGLELLPPEAREPARAWVTRLESAERARVETRRKELLDDPKAQELEHLLGDSREPAVEP, encoded by the coding sequence ATGTCTCCCGCGCATCGCAGCAGCTCCCGGTACACCCGGTTCGCCGAAGTGGCCTTGGCCGCTCTCGTCGTGGTGTGTCCGTTGGCGCTCGGCGGCGCGGCCCGCTGGGTGGCCTGGCCGCTGATGGTGCTGTCGGGCGTGGCGGCGGTGCTCGCGGGCATCGGCGCGCGTCGGCAGGGACAGTCCTTGCGCTTCCCGCTGCTGGCGCTCCCGTTGGGCGTGGGCGCGGCGCTGTGCGCGGTGCAGCTAGTGCCGCTGCCGGCCGGTGTGCTGCGGGTGCTGAGTCCGGAGGCCGCCTCGCTGCGTGAGTTCGCGCTGGAGCCCCTGGGGCTCACGCGGGCTCGGCCGGTGTCGCTGGAGCCATCCGCCACGTGGCGCGAGCTGTCCAAGCACCTGGCCTACCTGCTGACCTTCCTCGCCGCCGTCCAGGTGTGCCGGTCGAGGGAGAGCCGGAGGCGGCTGCTCGCGGTGGTGGTCTTCACGGGCGCGGCGGTGGTGCTGGTGGGCATGGGGCATTCGCTCCTGGGCGTCTCCTCGCTGCTGGGGCTCAAGGCGTGGGAGCACGCGCGGCCTCCACTGATGACGTTCTTCGCCAATCCCAACCACCTCGCGGGCTTCCTGGGCCTGGCGTCCACGGTGGGCGTGGGGTTGGCGCTCACCACGCGGCCTCGCTCCCGGGCGCTGCCCTTCGCGCTGGCGGCGGGGGCGAGCGGCCTGGGCGTGGTGCTGTCGCTGTCCCGAGGTGGCATCGCCTTCTTCGTCTTCGGCCAGGCGGTGCTGGTGCTGTGGCTCGCGCGTCGGCGCCGAGAGGAGGCGGGAGGGAGCCTGTCCGGCGGGTCTCGCAGCGCCGCCGCGCTCCTGGGGTTGCTGGCGGTGCTGGCCGTGGGGACGTACGCGGTGACGGAGGCCCTCTGGGTCGAGGCGCGCTCCGCGGACAGCCTGGAGAAGCTGAGCCAGTCCAAGGTGGCGCTGTGGCCGATGATGGCTCGCGCCGCCAGCACCTTCCCCGTGCTGGGCATGGGGCGCGGTGCGTTCGAGGCGGTCTTCCCCCGCTACCAATCCGAGCCCAACCCCAACACGCTCACGCATCCGGAGAACGCGGTGCTGCAGGTGATGGCGGAGCTGGGCGTCCCGGGGCTGTTGCTTTTGGCCGTGGCGCTGTGGGCCTTCATCGGCCTGCTTCGTCGCGACGGACTGGACGCGCTGGAGTGGGCCTCGCTGGCGGCCGTGGCGGCGCTGGGGCTGCACAACCTCTTCGACTTCAGCCTGGAGCTGCCGGCCTGCGCGGTGGCGGTGCTGGTGGTGCTGGGCGCGGTGGTGCGGCCTCGGGAGCGCGGCAAGGAGGCCGGGGGCCCGGTCTGTCTCACGCCTTCCTGGGGGTTGCTTTGCGCCGGCATGGCCCTGACGGCGCTGGGGCTGGTGGCGCTGGTGCCCGGGCGGCATCGGCTCGCGGACGCGGAGGCGGAGCTGGCGACGCGGGTCCGGGAGCGCGCGCCGCTCGACGTGGTGCGGGCGCGAGGGCTCGAGCTCATCGACCGGCATCCCTCGGACTACCTGCTGTACCGGATGGTGGCCTCCGCCCACGTGGCGCGAGGCGGTGGTGAGGGCGCGGCCGAGGCGCTGGCGTTCATCAACCGCGCGCTGATGCTGGCGCCTCGGGATGCCGTGTCGCATCGCGTGGCCGCCCAGGCGCTGCTCGCGCTGGGGCGCCGCTCGCAGGGCTTCCTGGAGTACCGGCTCGCGAACGAGGCGGGAGACCTGGGCGTGCTGCGCGGCGAGGCCGTGCGCCAGGCCCGCTCGGTGGAGGACCTGGTGGCGATGACGCCGGACTCGCCGGAGCTGGCGGGGCATCTCGTGGACGCGCTGAGCTACGTGCTCGGACGCCAGCCCCTGGCGCTGGACTACAACGGCTGGGCGCGGGAGCACTTCGCGGGACGCCCGGGGGTGGTGGGGTTGTGGAAGCGCGAGGCGCGGCTGCGCCTCCTGCGCAAGGAGTTGCCGGAAGCCGAAGCGGCCTGCGCGCAGGTGGAGCGCCTGGAGCCGGAGCAGCTGGACACGGTGCTGCTGCGCGCCGAGGTGCTGAAGGGACGAGGGGAGGGCGAGGCCGCGCTGCGGGCCGTCGAAGCGCTCCGGGCCCGCAACCCCATGAACGTGGAGCTGGCCTTCACCCTGGCCTCCTGGCAGATGGAGGCGGGGCTGACGCGGCGGGCTCGCGAGACGCTCCAGGCCGTGGGCGGGCTCCTCTCCGACTACCAGCAGCGGGCGCGGATGTTGTCGATGGAGGCGGAGGCGCTCGAGCGCGAGGGCCTCCTCTCCCGCGCGGTGGAGCGGCGCCAGACGGCGGCCCGGCTGGTGCCCAGCTCGGATGCCTACTTCGCGGTAGCCCGGTTGCAAGAGACACTGCGTCGCTATGACGCCGCGGCGCGCTCCGTGCGCGAGGGACTGGAGCTGCTGCCCCCCGAGGCGCGGGAGCCCGCGCGCGCGTGGGTGACGCGGCTGGAGTCCGCCGAGCGGGCCCGGGTGGAGACGCGCCGCAAGGAGCTCCTGGACGACCCGAAGGCGCAGGAGCTGGAGCACCTGCTGGGCGACTCGCGGGAGCCCGCCGTCGAGCCGTGA
- a CDS encoding YbaK/EbsC family protein, translating to MIPASIQHYLQRNRVLYERYWHPRAVTAQELAQALHVSGWRVAKSVIVMADRQPWIFVVPAAGTLDLMRVRELLGVRTVRLASEREFRDHFPDCEVGAEPPFGELYGLPVAVDETLSLTEHLLFRAGSHEEAVEMRFQDFATLEWPLVASFIHERLRPQASVVPIPPVFMEQDASMPT from the coding sequence GTGATTCCGGCATCCATCCAGCACTATCTCCAACGCAATAGGGTCCTCTACGAGCGCTATTGGCATCCGCGCGCCGTCACGGCGCAGGAACTGGCCCAGGCGCTTCACGTCTCCGGCTGGCGCGTGGCCAAGTCCGTCATCGTGATGGCGGACCGGCAGCCCTGGATTTTCGTCGTCCCCGCGGCGGGCACGCTGGACTTGATGCGCGTGCGGGAGCTGCTGGGGGTGCGCACGGTGAGGCTCGCCAGCGAGCGCGAGTTCCGCGACCACTTCCCCGACTGCGAGGTGGGCGCGGAGCCTCCCTTCGGAGAGCTCTACGGCCTGCCCGTGGCGGTGGACGAGACGCTCAGCCTGACCGAGCACCTGCTCTTCCGCGCGGGCTCTCACGAAGAGGCCGTGGAGATGCGCTTCCAGGACTTCGCCACGCTGGAGTGGCCCCTGGTCGCCTCGTTCATCCACGAGCGGCTGCGGCCTCAGGCCTCCGTGGTGCCCATCCCTCCGGTCTTCATGGAACAGGACGCCTCCATGCCGACGTGA